The Acidianus infernus genome window below encodes:
- the xerA gene encoding site-specific tyrosine recombinase/integron integrase — MKLQLGSPPSDGNYLDAFIIALKAAEAGEGTVKLYSTAVKDFLEFIKKDPKSVTSEDVNRWIIHLMSKEGKIKGTEMKRARSVTLRNYVIAVRRFLKWIGINVNPVIPRARRKEIRALNEDDIKRLLEATRRLRDKLILRLFLDTGLRSKELLSLRVEDIDLKNRMIRVRETKNGEERIVFFTEETEKLLRKYLAKQGSSERLFPMTYQALYKLIKRLGERAGIKGLRPHILRHTFATIAIRKGLPLPAVQRLLGHKDIKTTQIYTHLVLEDLMQAYKKVFEENTT, encoded by the coding sequence GTGAAATTACAACTTGGTAGCCCTCCTTCTGACGGAAATTATTTAGATGCTTTTATTATAGCATTAAAAGCAGCTGAAGCAGGAGAGGGAACAGTAAAGCTTTACTCTACTGCGGTAAAAGACTTTCTAGAATTTATTAAGAAAGACCCCAAAAGCGTAACTTCTGAAGACGTTAATAGATGGATAATCCACTTGATGTCTAAAGAAGGAAAAATAAAAGGGACAGAAATGAAAAGGGCAAGAAGCGTAACTTTAAGGAATTATGTTATTGCAGTAAGAAGATTTTTAAAGTGGATTGGGATAAACGTTAATCCAGTAATTCCAAGAGCAAGAAGAAAAGAGATTAGGGCCTTAAACGAAGACGATATAAAAAGGCTTTTAGAGGCAACAAGAAGGCTTAGAGATAAGTTAATTTTACGCTTATTCTTAGATACTGGATTAAGATCTAAGGAATTGCTCTCGCTTAGGGTTGAAGATATAGATCTAAAGAATAGAATGATAAGAGTTAGGGAAACAAAGAATGGAGAAGAAAGGATAGTATTCTTTACTGAGGAAACTGAAAAATTGTTAAGAAAGTACTTAGCTAAACAAGGAAGTTCTGAGAGACTCTTTCCTATGACATATCAAGCACTTTACAAGTTAATTAAAAGACTAGGAGAAAGAGCCGGAATTAAGGGGTTAAGGCCACATATATTAAGACATACATTCGCAACTATTGCTATAAGGAAAGGTTTACCTTTACCAGCAGTACAAAGATTGCTAGGTCATAAAGACATTAAGACTACACAAATATATACTCACTTAGTTCTAGAGGACTTAATGCAGGCATATAAAAAAGTGTTTGAAGAAAATACCACTTAA
- a CDS encoding MBL fold metallo-hydrolase, with product MSVNLKVHKPYVLYEEGDHKFVWLGLDESEHEKGILTNQYLIVDGDEGALLDPGGYFVFERVYENVKEFIKPENIKYLLFSHQDPDVIGSLNLWLDVAPNAKIYVSALWERFLPHLGFEAGGRIIDIPDQGMSIKFGKSEIKAVPAHFMHSVGNFHYYDPISKIYFSGDLGAAVFPAGKWYLFVENFDEHVKYMEPFHRRYIVSKKAIDHWLEQIKGLDIKIIAPQHGSIFQGENVKKFIEWLKSLDKVGIDYIW from the coding sequence ATGTCAGTTAATCTAAAAGTTCATAAACCTTACGTACTATACGAGGAAGGAGATCATAAATTTGTTTGGTTAGGATTGGACGAGTCAGAACATGAAAAAGGAATACTGACAAACCAATATCTTATAGTTGATGGAGACGAAGGTGCATTATTAGATCCCGGGGGGTATTTTGTTTTTGAGAGAGTTTATGAGAACGTTAAGGAATTTATAAAGCCAGAAAATATTAAGTATCTCTTATTCTCTCACCAAGATCCTGATGTTATAGGCTCACTTAACTTATGGTTAGACGTTGCACCTAATGCTAAAATTTATGTTTCAGCGCTCTGGGAGAGATTCCTTCCCCATTTGGGATTTGAAGCTGGAGGTAGAATAATCGATATACCGGATCAAGGGATGAGCATAAAATTTGGGAAATCTGAGATTAAAGCTGTCCCAGCGCACTTTATGCATTCAGTAGGCAATTTCCACTACTATGATCCAATATCTAAGATTTACTTCTCTGGAGATTTAGGAGCTGCAGTGTTTCCTGCAGGAAAATGGTATTTATTTGTAGAGAATTTTGATGAACACGTAAAGTACATGGAACCTTTCCACAGAAGATACATAGTAAGTAAAAAGGCCATAGACCATTGGTTAGAGCAAATTAAAGGGCTTGATATAAAAATTATTGCACCACAACATGGTTCAATATTTCAAGGAGAGAATGTGAAAAAATTCATTGAATGGCTAAAAAGTCTAGATAAAGTAGGGATAGATTATATTTGGTAA